A region of Salinibacter sp. 10B DNA encodes the following proteins:
- a CDS encoding RagB/SusD family nutrient uptake outer membrane protein, with amino-acid sequence MVSRCTSSFQRHVLLWGLAVALIAVLLTGCDTLDFEDPNAPQADVVSIQNLATGTEGAMRDELDIYLQTVAIFGREGYFFEPADPRYTGELYVGPLDPNGFLVTDPWSGRYRTIRNANELRDRAAIQRAETPEQFSEDDVLAVEGFAKTIIGYQLLLVLNSTWDNGLKIEFNDDVNTPVVSRADAFAEIERYLDEGFADLDGVEAFPFTLSSGFDDGGFGTPDGFRQFNRAVRARVAAYQGKYGDVLDALDDSFINPMGDLDRGVYHVYATGIGERTNPLFEVPTSSGVKLRAHPSFGTDARPNDERFAEKVLDRTADANNPENSFSASPSAANGLSSALVVTLFETSTSPIPILRNEELLLLRAEAYTLGTNQDLNAAVADLDVIRMAAGLDPYGGPVTETAVFDELLYNRRYSLFIEGHRWIDVRRFDLLDTLPRDMVNPDNPTPSTIFAQVPIPLDETPEN; translated from the coding sequence ATGGTTTCTCGATGCACTTCCTCCTTCCAACGGCACGTCCTCCTCTGGGGGCTCGCGGTCGCTCTCATTGCGGTGCTTCTCACGGGCTGCGACACGCTCGACTTCGAGGATCCGAATGCCCCCCAGGCCGACGTGGTGAGCATCCAAAATCTGGCGACGGGCACCGAGGGCGCGATGCGCGATGAGTTGGACATCTATCTCCAGACTGTCGCCATCTTCGGCCGGGAAGGGTACTTCTTCGAGCCTGCCGATCCCCGCTACACCGGCGAGCTGTACGTAGGACCGCTGGACCCGAACGGCTTTCTCGTCACCGACCCGTGGTCCGGCCGCTATCGCACCATCCGCAACGCAAACGAGCTCCGCGACCGCGCCGCCATTCAGCGGGCGGAGACGCCCGAGCAGTTCAGCGAGGACGACGTTCTGGCCGTGGAGGGCTTTGCAAAGACCATCATCGGGTACCAGCTGCTCCTGGTGCTGAACTCGACCTGGGACAATGGGCTCAAGATCGAATTCAATGACGACGTAAATACGCCGGTGGTGTCTCGCGCCGATGCGTTTGCCGAGATCGAGCGGTACCTCGACGAGGGCTTTGCGGACCTCGACGGCGTTGAGGCCTTCCCCTTCACGCTGTCATCCGGATTCGACGACGGGGGATTTGGGACCCCCGACGGCTTTCGGCAGTTCAACCGAGCCGTCCGGGCACGGGTGGCGGCCTACCAGGGCAAGTACGGCGACGTGCTCGACGCACTGGACGACTCGTTCATCAACCCGATGGGGGATCTCGACCGCGGCGTGTACCACGTCTACGCCACCGGCATCGGGGAGCGCACGAATCCCCTCTTTGAGGTGCCTACGTCCTCCGGCGTCAAGCTGCGGGCGCACCCGTCGTTCGGTACCGACGCCCGCCCAAACGATGAGCGGTTTGCCGAGAAGGTGCTGGACCGCACCGCCGACGCGAACAATCCGGAGAATTCATTCTCTGCCTCTCCGTCTGCCGCCAACGGCCTGTCGAGTGCGCTGGTCGTGACGCTCTTCGAAACCTCGACCTCCCCGATCCCCATCCTCCGCAACGAGGAGCTGCTCCTGCTCCGCGCCGAGGCGTACACTCTCGGGACGAACCAGGATTTGAATGCGGCCGTCGCCGATCTCGACGTGATCCGAATGGCGGCCGGCTTGGATCCGTACGGCGGGCCCGTCACGGAGACTGCCGTGTTCGACGAGTTGCTGTACAACCGCCGGTACTCGCTCTTTATCGAGGGGCACCGGTGGATCGACGTGCGGCGATTCGACCTCCTGGACACGCTCCCCCGCGACATGGTGAACCCCGACAACCCGACCCCCAGCACCATCTTTGCGCAGGTGCCCATCCCGCTCGACGAGACCCCAGAGAATTGA
- a CDS encoding SusC/RagA family TonB-linked outer membrane protein — MTRTPRAVFCLITVLLGLTLAGPAWAQRTITGTVTDVEEAPLPGVNVQVEGTTRGTTTNMDGSYAIELPAERNQLVFTFVGFRSQTVMVGDQSTVDVQLEEDVLGLDEVVVTGLATSVKRRNLANAVGTISEEDLVPVPAQTLERALSGKIAGLNVSQNTGAPGGGINVNLRGTSTITGSTQPLYVVDGVIMDNSDIQPGLDFVTEAASAGSDNPQGQPTNRIADINPNDIESIEVLKGASAAAIYGSKATNGVVIISTKRGQAGETQINITQQTGFSTILNKIGTRDFTDNPEAAGDDADLVRQNGFIDYEELVYGREGLTSETTVSISGGDADTRFYASGLALTENGIVDNTGYDKYSAKLNLEQKVSDRLRVQLNSSLVRSESDRSVTGNENQGATTLGFSVAFTPSYVDIRQNPDGTYPDGPAGSNALQTVDLLKNNELSYRGTLSGLINFNIFQNETQNLDFILRGGADAYSLTNEIVSPPTLQFEQAKDLAVRGVSVAGETTSLSTNIWANLVHRWAATDGLNFTTTGGIQYETRDIDNVQALAEGIIVTQENIDQATSLRGFEDVLRQREVGFFVQEEADINEQFFLTAGLRADASSRVGDTDQLYFYPKASASVQLANFDFWDGFRSTLPQLKFRSAFGRTGNLPRADAKYTSLDAENIGGVGGVIVPTRRGNPDIEPETTQEWEFGVDAAFLQERGTVEFTYYRQNIRDLILENELPKSSGFATEFINAGDMRTSGIEVALNVVPVLADNVNWRSTVTFARDRSEITSLDVDPFQVGGFSLSLGQFQIEEGRSPTTIVGQNEAGALTTFGNSNADFQIGWSNSLQAYGFQLGFLWDWKEGGDVINLGKLITDLAGTTPDLGTEEGQARAAGAGGTGRYVEDGTYLKLREASLTYTVPAATLGRWFNEGVRSLNVGVGGRNLLMFTPYDGYDPEVSQFGNVAVGRAVDVIPFPSSRHFYFKVGLGF; from the coding sequence ATGACCCGTACTCCCCGTGCTGTATTCTGCCTGATCACCGTTCTCCTGGGACTGACACTCGCCGGGCCCGCGTGGGCGCAGCGGACGATCACCGGCACGGTCACTGACGTTGAGGAGGCTCCCCTTCCGGGCGTGAACGTGCAGGTGGAGGGGACCACGCGGGGCACCACCACCAACATGGACGGCAGCTACGCCATCGAATTGCCGGCCGAGCGCAATCAGCTGGTCTTTACGTTCGTCGGCTTCCGATCTCAAACCGTTATGGTCGGGGACCAGTCCACGGTCGACGTGCAGCTCGAAGAGGACGTGCTGGGACTCGACGAGGTGGTGGTGACGGGCCTCGCCACCAGCGTCAAGCGGCGCAATCTGGCCAATGCCGTGGGCACGATCAGCGAAGAGGACCTCGTGCCCGTCCCGGCGCAGACCCTTGAGCGGGCACTCAGCGGAAAGATTGCGGGGCTCAACGTAAGCCAGAACACCGGCGCGCCCGGCGGCGGCATCAACGTCAACCTGCGCGGCACCTCCACCATCACCGGCTCCACCCAGCCGCTCTACGTCGTGGACGGCGTCATCATGGACAACTCCGACATCCAGCCCGGACTCGACTTCGTCACGGAAGCTGCGTCAGCAGGAAGCGACAATCCCCAGGGCCAGCCCACCAACCGCATCGCCGACATCAATCCGAACGATATCGAGTCCATCGAGGTGCTGAAGGGCGCGAGCGCGGCAGCCATCTACGGCTCAAAAGCCACGAACGGGGTCGTTATCATCAGTACGAAGCGAGGGCAGGCCGGCGAAACCCAGATCAACATCACCCAGCAGACCGGTTTCTCGACCATCCTCAACAAGATTGGGACGCGCGACTTCACCGACAATCCGGAGGCGGCGGGCGACGATGCGGATCTCGTGCGGCAGAACGGCTTCATCGACTACGAGGAGCTGGTGTACGGGCGCGAGGGGCTGACCTCCGAGACGACCGTGTCCATTTCGGGGGGCGACGCGGACACGCGCTTCTATGCCAGCGGCCTGGCCCTCACGGAGAATGGGATCGTGGACAACACGGGCTACGACAAGTATTCGGCCAAGCTGAACCTGGAGCAGAAGGTGAGCGACCGGCTCCGCGTCCAGCTCAACTCGTCGCTCGTCCGGTCGGAATCGGACCGCAGCGTGACAGGGAATGAAAACCAGGGCGCCACGACCCTCGGCTTCTCGGTGGCCTTCACGCCCAGCTACGTCGACATCCGGCAAAACCCCGACGGCACGTATCCGGATGGGCCGGCGGGCTCGAATGCCCTGCAGACCGTGGACCTACTGAAAAACAACGAGCTCAGCTATCGGGGTACGCTCTCGGGGCTCATCAACTTCAATATTTTCCAGAATGAGACCCAAAACCTCGACTTCATCCTTCGCGGCGGCGCCGATGCATACTCGCTGACGAACGAGATCGTCTCCCCCCCGACGCTCCAGTTCGAGCAGGCAAAAGATCTGGCCGTGCGGGGCGTGTCGGTGGCGGGCGAGACCACAAGCCTCAGCACCAACATCTGGGCGAACCTCGTGCACCGGTGGGCGGCCACGGATGGCCTCAATTTTACAACCACCGGCGGCATTCAGTACGAGACCCGCGATATCGACAACGTGCAGGCACTCGCGGAAGGCATCATCGTCACCCAGGAAAACATTGACCAGGCCACCAGCCTGCGGGGCTTTGAGGACGTGCTCCGACAGCGCGAGGTGGGCTTCTTCGTGCAGGAAGAGGCCGACATCAACGAGCAGTTCTTCCTGACGGCCGGCCTGCGCGCCGATGCCTCCAGTCGCGTGGGCGATACCGACCAACTGTATTTCTATCCCAAGGCATCGGCCTCGGTACAGCTGGCCAACTTTGACTTTTGGGACGGTTTTCGCTCGACCCTTCCGCAGTTAAAGTTCAGAAGCGCCTTTGGGCGTACGGGCAACCTCCCGCGGGCCGACGCCAAGTACACGTCGCTCGACGCCGAAAACATCGGGGGCGTGGGGGGCGTGATCGTCCCGACGCGACGAGGCAATCCAGACATCGAGCCGGAGACCACGCAGGAGTGGGAGTTCGGGGTGGACGCGGCATTTCTGCAGGAGCGCGGGACGGTTGAGTTCACGTATTACCGCCAGAACATCCGCGACCTGATTCTGGAGAACGAGCTGCCGAAGTCGTCCGGGTTTGCGACGGAGTTCATCAACGCGGGCGACATGCGCACCAGCGGCATCGAGGTGGCCCTGAACGTCGTCCCGGTCCTGGCCGACAACGTGAACTGGCGCTCCACGGTGACGTTTGCCCGAGATCGCTCCGAGATTACGTCGCTCGACGTCGACCCCTTCCAGGTCGGCGGCTTTTCGCTCTCCCTCGGCCAGTTCCAGATCGAAGAGGGCCGCTCGCCCACGACCATCGTCGGCCAGAACGAGGCCGGCGCGCTCACGACGTTCGGCAACTCGAACGCCGATTTCCAGATCGGATGGAGCAACTCGCTTCAGGCGTACGGCTTCCAACTCGGCTTCCTGTGGGACTGGAAGGAAGGGGGCGACGTCATCAACCTCGGCAAGCTCATCACCGACCTGGCCGGCACCACGCCGGACCTCGGCACGGAAGAGGGACAGGCCCGAGCAGCGGGCGCGGGCGGCACGGGACGCTACGTGGAAGACGGCACCTACCTGAAGCTGCGGGAGGCCAGCCTGACCTATACCGTTCCCGCTGCAACGCTCGGGCGATGGTTTAATGAGGGTGTCCGTTCGCTGAACGTGGGGGTGGGCGGCCGCAATCTGCTGATGTTTACGCCCTACGACGGCTACGACCCGGAGGTGAGCCAGTTCGGCAATGTGGCTGTGGGACGGGCGGTGGACGTGATCCCGTTTCCCTCCTCGCGCCACTTCTACTTCAAGGTCGGCCTCGGCTTCTAG